A DNA window from Porites lutea chromosome 6, jaPorLute2.1, whole genome shotgun sequence contains the following coding sequences:
- the LOC140940696 gene encoding translation initiation factor eIF2B subunit delta-like isoform X1: MAESLSSNSMKGKREERDENQEIEKAKVSGGRSVSAQPEKGKGSKHKQSNKKQKQKPQSTLPQQKAEPPIDGKKDDRPLAVGGADATGELPQKTKAELKAERRVKQEAQRAAKAQKQADAGIKHKSSSEGHRVQVAHDLQADDEKVQKKVAKKLARQQVPQRTTTQKKVGLFSHLHQYEKDLSLTQGISLGSASNIHPAIITLGVQYAKGIICGSNARCVALLLAFKKLIADYVTPTQKELCRDLDAKIKPNISFLTQCRPLSVSMGNAIKYLKLQITHSPPDMPEEQAKGNLIKSIDKFIQERIILAGVAISETYARTKINDGDVILTYACSSLVLKVLKDAHSAGKNFRVVVVDSRPKFEGRECLRRLVKHGIRCSYVLISALSYVIKEVSKVFLGAHALLANGYVKSRVGSSMVAMMAQAFNVPVLVCCETYKFCDRVQTDSFVSNELSDPDDLVPLARESADVLSQWRDVNSLHLLNLVYDVTPPHFVSMVITEVGMIPCTSVPVVLRVQNPDTQ; the protein is encoded by the exons ATGGCGGAGTCTTTGAGTTCGAACTCGATGAAAGGGAAACGag AGGAGAGGGatgaaaaccaagaaatcgaaAAGGCGAAAGTCTCCGGTGGACGAAGTGTAAGT GCCCAACCCGAAAAAGGTAAGGGATCCAAACATaaacaaagtaacaaaaaaCAGAAGCAGAAGCCACAATCAACATTACCTCAACAAAAGGCTGAGCCACCAATTGATGGGAAAAAAGATGACAGGCCACTGGCTGTTGGTGGGGCTGATGCCACAGGTGAACTGCCACAAAAAACCAAAGCAGAGCTCAAAGCTGAAAGGAGAGTTAAACAG GAAGCACAACGAGCTGCAAAAGCTCAGAAGCAGGCTGATGCAGGAATTAAGCACAAATCCAGCAGTGAAG GCCATCGTGTTCAAGTTGCACATGATCTTCAAGCGGATGatgagaaagttcaaaagaaggTTGCTAAGAAATTAGCAAGGCAACAG GTTCCCCAACGCACTACAACTCAAAAGAAAGTTGGTTTGTTTTCCCATCTTCATCAATATGAAAAGGATTTGTCCTTAACACAAGGAATAAG TTTGGGTAGTGCCAGTAACATCCATCCAGCTATAATCACTCTAGGAGTGCAGTATGCCAAAGGCATCATTTGTGGGTCAAATGCAAGATGTGTGGCTCTTTTGCTGGCCTTCAAAAAG TTAATAGCCGATTATGTCACTCCAACTCAAAAGGAGCTGTGCAGGGATTTGGATGCTAAGATTAAGCCAAATATAAG TTTCTTGACACAGTGTCGTCCTCTGTCTGTTAGTATGGGTAATGCCATCAAATATCTCAAGCTTCAGATTACCCATTCACCTCCTGACATGCCAGAAGAACAG GCAAAGGGCAATCTCATCAAGAGCATCGATAAATTTATCCAGGAAAGAATCATTTTAGCTGGAGTCGCTATCTCTGAGACATATGCAAGAACCAAGATTAATGATGGGGATGTTATACTAACTTATGCCTG TTCTTCGTtagtgttaaaagttttaaaagacgcTCACAGTGCTGGAAAAAACTTCAGAGTAGTTGTTGTTGACTCAAGACCAAAGTTTGAAG gtCGGGAATGCCTAAGAAGACTGGTGAAACATGGGATCAGATGTTCATATGTCTTAATAAGTGCCTTGTCGTATGTCATTAAAGAG GTATCTAAAGTTTTCCTTGGTGCCCATGCCTTGCTTGCCAATGGCTATGTCAAGTCACGTGTGGGTTCCTCTATGGTTGCTATGATGGCGCAGGCATTTAACGTACCAGTGCTTGTTTGTTGTGAAACGTACAAGTTCTGTGACAGAGTACAGACAGATTCATTTGTTTCCAATGAACTGA GTGATCCAGACGATCTAGTACCGCTGGCCAGAGAAAGCGCAGATGTTCTATCTCAATGGAGAGACGTCAATTCACTACATTTATTGAACTTAGTTTATGACGTTACTCCACCTCATTTTGTATCCATGGTGATCACTGAAGTAGGAATGATCCCGTGCACATCTGTTCCAGTTGTGCTCAGAGTCCAGAATCCAGACACacaatag
- the LOC140940696 gene encoding translation initiation factor eIF2B subunit delta-like isoform X2 produces the protein MAESLSSNSMKGKREERDENQEIEKAKVSGGRSAQPEKGKGSKHKQSNKKQKQKPQSTLPQQKAEPPIDGKKDDRPLAVGGADATGELPQKTKAELKAERRVKQEAQRAAKAQKQADAGIKHKSSSEGHRVQVAHDLQADDEKVQKKVAKKLARQQVPQRTTTQKKVGLFSHLHQYEKDLSLTQGISLGSASNIHPAIITLGVQYAKGIICGSNARCVALLLAFKKLIADYVTPTQKELCRDLDAKIKPNISFLTQCRPLSVSMGNAIKYLKLQITHSPPDMPEEQAKGNLIKSIDKFIQERIILAGVAISETYARTKINDGDVILTYACSSLVLKVLKDAHSAGKNFRVVVVDSRPKFEGRECLRRLVKHGIRCSYVLISALSYVIKEVSKVFLGAHALLANGYVKSRVGSSMVAMMAQAFNVPVLVCCETYKFCDRVQTDSFVSNELSDPDDLVPLARESADVLSQWRDVNSLHLLNLVYDVTPPHFVSMVITEVGMIPCTSVPVVLRVQNPDTQ, from the exons ATGGCGGAGTCTTTGAGTTCGAACTCGATGAAAGGGAAACGag AGGAGAGGGatgaaaaccaagaaatcgaaAAGGCGAAAGTCTCCGGTGGACGAAGT GCCCAACCCGAAAAAGGTAAGGGATCCAAACATaaacaaagtaacaaaaaaCAGAAGCAGAAGCCACAATCAACATTACCTCAACAAAAGGCTGAGCCACCAATTGATGGGAAAAAAGATGACAGGCCACTGGCTGTTGGTGGGGCTGATGCCACAGGTGAACTGCCACAAAAAACCAAAGCAGAGCTCAAAGCTGAAAGGAGAGTTAAACAG GAAGCACAACGAGCTGCAAAAGCTCAGAAGCAGGCTGATGCAGGAATTAAGCACAAATCCAGCAGTGAAG GCCATCGTGTTCAAGTTGCACATGATCTTCAAGCGGATGatgagaaagttcaaaagaaggTTGCTAAGAAATTAGCAAGGCAACAG GTTCCCCAACGCACTACAACTCAAAAGAAAGTTGGTTTGTTTTCCCATCTTCATCAATATGAAAAGGATTTGTCCTTAACACAAGGAATAAG TTTGGGTAGTGCCAGTAACATCCATCCAGCTATAATCACTCTAGGAGTGCAGTATGCCAAAGGCATCATTTGTGGGTCAAATGCAAGATGTGTGGCTCTTTTGCTGGCCTTCAAAAAG TTAATAGCCGATTATGTCACTCCAACTCAAAAGGAGCTGTGCAGGGATTTGGATGCTAAGATTAAGCCAAATATAAG TTTCTTGACACAGTGTCGTCCTCTGTCTGTTAGTATGGGTAATGCCATCAAATATCTCAAGCTTCAGATTACCCATTCACCTCCTGACATGCCAGAAGAACAG GCAAAGGGCAATCTCATCAAGAGCATCGATAAATTTATCCAGGAAAGAATCATTTTAGCTGGAGTCGCTATCTCTGAGACATATGCAAGAACCAAGATTAATGATGGGGATGTTATACTAACTTATGCCTG TTCTTCGTtagtgttaaaagttttaaaagacgcTCACAGTGCTGGAAAAAACTTCAGAGTAGTTGTTGTTGACTCAAGACCAAAGTTTGAAG gtCGGGAATGCCTAAGAAGACTGGTGAAACATGGGATCAGATGTTCATATGTCTTAATAAGTGCCTTGTCGTATGTCATTAAAGAG GTATCTAAAGTTTTCCTTGGTGCCCATGCCTTGCTTGCCAATGGCTATGTCAAGTCACGTGTGGGTTCCTCTATGGTTGCTATGATGGCGCAGGCATTTAACGTACCAGTGCTTGTTTGTTGTGAAACGTACAAGTTCTGTGACAGAGTACAGACAGATTCATTTGTTTCCAATGAACTGA GTGATCCAGACGATCTAGTACCGCTGGCCAGAGAAAGCGCAGATGTTCTATCTCAATGGAGAGACGTCAATTCACTACATTTATTGAACTTAGTTTATGACGTTACTCCACCTCATTTTGTATCCATGGTGATCACTGAAGTAGGAATGATCCCGTGCACATCTGTTCCAGTTGTGCTCAGAGTCCAGAATCCAGACACacaatag